The Miltoncostaea marina DNA window GACCCCGCCGCACAGCAGCGGCGCGGTCGCGACCGGGTCGACGTCGTCCGGCAGCCGGGCCGCCGTGTCGGCGCGCACCACGAGGCGCTCCGCGAAGCCGCCGTCGCGGTCCCAGCCGGTGAACTCGGCGCGCTCGCAGAGGTTCTCCCGGCCGGCGCGGCAGCGCGCGCAGCGGCCGCAGGAGCGCCACAGCCAGTACGCGCCCGCGCGGTCGCCCTCGCGCCAGCCCGGCGCGTCAGGGCCGACCGCCGCCACCCTCCCGACCGCCTGGTGCCCCGGCACGACGGGCAGGCGGCGCGGCGCCAGGTCGCCCTCGGCGAGCTGCAGATCGGTGCGGCAGACCGCGCAGGCCTCCACCGCCAGGACCAGCTCGCCGGGCCCCGGCGCGGGCTCCGGCAGCTCGACCGCCTCCAGCGGGCCCTCCCCCGTCGCGGGCCCCGGCCGGGCGAGCAGCATGGCCAGCACCGCGGGCCCCTCAGCCGATCAGTCGCTCCACCAGCCGGGCGCCATCTCGGAGCCGGCGTGGGGGTCGTCCATCTGGGGGGCGCCGACCGCGACGAACGCGATGCCGCCGGGCCCCGCCTCGAAGCAGCGCCACGTGCGCGGCGGCACCCGGACGGCGTCCCAGGTCGCGAGCTCGACGACCTCCTCATCCAGCTTCACGCGGCCGGAGCCCTCCACCACCACGTAGACCTCCTCCTGGGAGGCGTGCCGGTGGCCGAAGGGCTGGCGGACCCCCGGCTCCAGGCGGTGGAGGCTGATCGCCGCCGCGCTGAGCCCCAGGTCGCGGGTCGGGAAGCGCGCGTCCATCCCCTCCATGCCGTTCATCGCGGCCATGTCCG harbors:
- a CDS encoding cupin domain-containing protein, whose protein sequence is MADYTHVNLRRDVPDMAAMNGMEGMDARFPTRDLGLSAAAISLHRLEPGVRQPFGHRHASQEEVYVVVEGSGRVKLDEEVVELATWDAVRVPPRTWRCFEAGPGGIAFVAVGAPQMDDPHAGSEMAPGWWSD